The Pseudomonas azotoformans genome has a segment encoding these proteins:
- a CDS encoding DUF3833 domain-containing protein yields the protein MTRLLVSWVLMLSLSSCANLGVERYVDQQPQLDLERFFSKPVKAWGIFQKRSGEVTKRFEVAIASRREGNALILDERFLYSDGTRQQRVWTLTPDGPGRWKGRAGDVVGEAIGEVAGNALRWRYRLNLPVDGSVYEVSFDDWMYLMDEDTLINRSSMTKFGVEWGQVTLFFRRQ from the coding sequence ATGACACGTCTACTGGTTTCATGGGTATTGATGTTGAGTTTGAGCAGTTGCGCCAACTTAGGCGTCGAGCGCTACGTTGATCAGCAGCCGCAGCTGGACCTGGAGCGGTTCTTCAGCAAACCCGTCAAGGCCTGGGGCATTTTCCAGAAGCGTTCCGGTGAGGTCACCAAGCGCTTTGAAGTGGCTATCGCCAGCCGGCGCGAGGGCAATGCCTTGATTCTCGACGAGCGTTTTCTGTACAGCGATGGCACGCGTCAACAACGTGTGTGGACGCTGACACCGGATGGCCCGGGGCGCTGGAAGGGCCGGGCGGGTGATGTGGTCGGCGAGGCGATCGGCGAAGTGGCGGGTAACGCGCTGCGTTGGCGCTACAGGCTCAACCTGCCGGTGGACGGTTCGGTCTACGAGGTGAGCTTTGATGACTGGATGTATCTGATGGACGAGGACACCTTGATCAACCGCTCCAGCATGACCAAGTTCGGCGTCGAATGGGGCCAGGTCACGCTGTTCTTTCGTCGCCAATGA
- a CDS encoding alpha/beta fold hydrolase, producing MRPEIAVLDIQGQYRVYTEFYRADAAAKTIILVNGSMATTASFAQTVKSLYPQFNVVLYDQPYAGRSKIHNRHEQMLTKEVEGQLLLELIDHFAAEHVLSFSWGGAATLVALAHRPRRVEKAVISSFSPVINAPMRDYLERGVDYLGNLDRDRVGHLVNSTIGKHLPSLFKRFNYKHVSSLAEHEYGQMHFHISHVLNSDRLCYLKAAKQIDIPVLFLNGEWDEYTSAQDAKLFGQHVANSSFSTIQATGHFLDMEHKAACRDSREAVVGFLKPQRQVSRLRYPQGQSQHAFAI from the coding sequence ATGAGGCCAGAAATCGCTGTGCTGGATATACAGGGTCAGTATCGGGTTTACACGGAGTTCTATCGCGCGGACGCTGCTGCAAAGACCATCATCCTGGTCAACGGCTCCATGGCCACCACGGCATCCTTCGCCCAAACCGTGAAAAGCCTGTACCCGCAATTCAATGTGGTTTTGTACGACCAGCCCTACGCTGGCCGCTCCAAAATCCATAACCGTCATGAGCAAATGCTGACGAAGGAAGTTGAAGGCCAGCTCCTGCTGGAACTCATCGACCACTTCGCCGCCGAGCACGTACTGTCATTTTCCTGGGGCGGCGCCGCCACCCTGGTCGCCCTCGCCCATCGCCCACGTCGCGTGGAGAAGGCCGTGATCAGTTCGTTCTCCCCGGTGATCAACGCCCCAATGCGCGACTACCTCGAACGCGGCGTCGACTACCTCGGCAACCTCGACCGCGACCGCGTCGGCCACCTCGTCAACAGCACCATCGGCAAACACCTGCCGTCACTGTTCAAGCGCTTCAACTACAAGCACGTGAGCAGCCTGGCCGAGCATGAGTATGGGCAGATGCACTTTCACATCAGCCATGTGCTCAACAGTGACCGCCTGTGCTACCTCAAGGCGGCCAAGCAGATCGACATTCCGGTATTGTTTCTCAACGGTGAATGGGACGAATACACCAGCGCCCAGGATGCCAAGCTGTTTGGCCAGCATGTGGCCAACAGCAGCTTCAGTACGATTCAAGCGACAGGGCATTTCCTGGACATGGAGCACAAGGCGGCGTGCCGGGACAGCCGAGAGGCGGTGGTGGGCTTCTTGAAACCGCAGCGGCAAGTCAGCCGGTTGCGCTATCCCCAGGGTCAGTCGCAGCATGCCTTTGCCATTTGA
- a CDS encoding 16S rRNA pseudouridine(516) synthase: MRVDRFLSNLPRFNRHQVRLLLVERRVSVDGVAVSDPHHEVREFSRVCVDDEVLQAGKPARYFMLHKPQGCVSATADPQHPTVLDLLAEPDKHELHIAGRLDFNTTGLMLITNDGQWSRRLTQPQTKLPKVYLVETEQAIGPEYASTFTEGLYFAFEDLTTQPAELELLGPTTARLSIVEGRYHQVKRMFGHFDNKVIGLHRERMGPLVLDAALAPGEYRALTDDEIRQV, translated from the coding sequence ATGCGGGTTGACCGTTTCCTCAGTAACCTGCCGCGCTTCAATCGCCACCAGGTTCGCTTGTTGCTGGTTGAACGGCGTGTGTCTGTGGATGGTGTTGCCGTCAGTGATCCTCATCATGAGGTTCGTGAGTTCAGCCGTGTGTGCGTTGACGATGAAGTGTTGCAAGCCGGCAAACCGGCGCGCTACTTCATGCTGCACAAACCCCAGGGTTGCGTAAGCGCAACCGCGGACCCACAGCACCCAACCGTGCTGGATTTACTTGCTGAGCCGGACAAACATGAGCTGCACATTGCCGGTCGTCTGGATTTCAACACCACCGGTCTGATGCTGATCACCAACGATGGCCAATGGTCGAGGCGGCTGACGCAGCCACAGACCAAACTGCCCAAGGTCTACCTCGTAGAGACCGAGCAGGCTATCGGCCCTGAATATGCGAGTACCTTTACCGAGGGTCTGTACTTCGCATTCGAAGACCTCACCACCCAACCCGCCGAGTTGGAATTGCTGGGGCCGACTACCGCACGGCTGAGCATCGTTGAAGGCCGCTACCACCAAGTAAAACGCATGTTCGGGCACTTTGATAACAAGGTGATCGGCCTGCATCGCGAGCGCATGGGCCCCTTGGTGTTGGATGCCGCCCTTGCTCCAGGCGAGTATCGAGCGCTGACCGACGACGAAATCCGACAGGTCTGA
- a CDS encoding cysteine-rich CWC family protein, with protein MTTPTHCPACGARNDCTLADPRTADQACWCFSVNIDPAVLEALPLELRNKACLCPRCAQVDEQLRAAEPK; from the coding sequence ATGACCACCCCCACTCACTGCCCCGCCTGCGGCGCGCGCAACGACTGCACCCTGGCCGACCCGCGCACAGCCGACCAAGCCTGCTGGTGCTTTAGCGTCAACATCGACCCAGCAGTGCTCGAAGCCCTGCCCTTGGAACTGCGCAACAAGGCCTGCCTGTGCCCGCGTTGTGCCCAAGTGGATGAGCAGTTACGCGCAGCTGAGCCGAAATAA
- a CDS encoding enoyl-CoA hydratase/isomerase family protein, protein MNLHFEELTGSDGARIGIASLDAEKSLNALSLPMILALGERLDAWAKDPNIHCVLLRGNGPKAFCAGGEVRSLAQACREQPGVVPALAAQFFAAEYRLDYRLHTYPKPVICWGHGYVLGGGIGLLQSAAVRIVTPSSRLAMPEISIGLYPDVGASWFLSRLPGKLGLFLGLTGAHINGRDALDLGLADRFLRDDQQDELLDGLLQLNWQEQTAMQLNSLLKALAQEAVDQQPEAQWLPRRAQIDEWLDVGDVRCAWRNLSPLREHADPLFSRAGKTLSEGCPLTAHLVWEQIQRARHLSLAQVFQMEYTMSLNCCRHPEFSEGVRARLIDKDQAPHWHWPDINTIPEAVVQAHFNKVWEGRHPLADLSDY, encoded by the coding sequence ATGAACCTGCACTTCGAAGAGCTGACCGGCAGCGACGGTGCCCGCATCGGCATCGCCAGCCTCGACGCTGAAAAATCCCTCAATGCCCTTTCCCTACCGATGATCCTGGCCCTGGGCGAACGCCTGGACGCCTGGGCCAAGGATCCGAACATCCACTGTGTACTGCTGCGCGGCAATGGTCCCAAGGCGTTTTGCGCCGGGGGCGAAGTGCGCAGCCTCGCGCAGGCCTGTCGGGAACAGCCTGGCGTGGTGCCAGCCCTGGCGGCGCAATTTTTTGCGGCGGAATACCGTTTGGATTACCGCCTGCACACTTACCCAAAACCGGTGATTTGCTGGGGCCACGGCTATGTGCTGGGGGGCGGTATAGGCCTGCTGCAAAGCGCCGCAGTGCGCATCGTCACGCCGAGCAGCCGGTTGGCCATGCCGGAGATCAGCATCGGCCTGTACCCGGACGTCGGCGCCAGTTGGTTTCTGTCACGCCTGCCGGGCAAGCTCGGGCTGTTCCTCGGGCTGACCGGCGCGCACATCAACGGTCGCGATGCGTTGGACCTGGGCCTGGCCGACCGCTTCCTGCGCGATGATCAGCAAGACGAGTTACTCGATGGCTTGCTGCAACTGAACTGGCAGGAACAGACCGCGATGCAACTCAACAGCCTGCTCAAGGCGCTGGCCCAGGAAGCTGTCGACCAGCAACCTGAAGCGCAGTGGCTGCCGCGCCGGGCCCAGATCGACGAATGGCTGGACGTGGGAGATGTGCGGTGTGCCTGGCGCAACTTGAGCCCACTGCGTGAGCATGCCGATCCCCTGTTCAGCCGCGCCGGTAAGACGCTGAGCGAAGGCTGCCCGTTGACCGCTCATCTGGTGTGGGAGCAGATCCAGCGTGCCCGACACCTGTCCCTGGCGCAGGTGTTCCAGATGGAATACACGATGAGCCTCAATTGCTGCCGTCACCCGGAATTCAGTGAAGGGGTGCGCGCACGGTTGATCGACAAGGACCAGGCGCCCCATTGGCATTGGCCCGATATCAATACGATCCCGGAGGCGGTGGTCCAGGCGCATTTCAACAAGGTGTGGGAAGGCCGCCATCCGTTGGCGGACTTGTCGGATTATTGA